The Motilibacter peucedani DNA window TCGTTGAGCGAGGAGTCCTTCTCGATGTAGGTGTCGGTCTGCGGGACGTAGGCCTCGGGCTGGTAGTAGTCGTAGTAGGAGACGAAGTACTCGACCGCGTTGTTCGGCAGCATCTCGCGCAGCTCGTTGGCCATCTGAGCCGCCAGCGTCTTGTTGGGCTCGAGCACGAGGGCAGGGCGCTGCAGCCGCTCGATGAGCCACGCGGTGGTCGCGCTCTTGCCGGTGCCCGTGGCGCCGAGCAGCACGACGTCGTTCTCGCCGCCCTTGATGCGCCGCTCGAGGTCGGCGATGGCGGTCGGCTGGTCACCGGCGGGCTCGTAGTCCGAGACGACCGTGAACGGGGTGGCGCTGCTGCGCTGGAGGTCGGTGACAGGTCTCACCCTTCGACACTACGACGCCCCACCGACAGTGTCGTCCGACGACGGTGCCCGCTCAGCCCCGCAGCCGCCGCCACAGGGCGTCGACCTGCTCGCGCAGCGCCCTCGGCTCCCCCGAGCCGTCGAGCACCACGTCGGCGGCGGCCAACCGCTCGGCCCTGGTCGCCTGGGCGGCGACCCGCGCCCGCGCCTCCTCCTCCGCCAGCTCGCGGGTGCCCACCAGCCGCTGCACCTGCAGCTCCTCCGGCGCGTCGACGACCACCACGAGGTCGAGCCCCGCTGTCAGCCCCTTCTCCACCAGCAGCGGCACGTCGTGCACGACGACCGCGCCCGGGTCGGCGGCGAGGGCGGCCGCCGAGAGCTCTGCGCGCTGCGCAGCGACCCGCGGGTGCACGATGCGCTCCAGCTGCGTACGCGCCGCTGCGTCCGCGAACACCAGCCGCCCGAGGGCGGCGCGGTCGAGGGCGCCCGACGGGTCGAGGACCGCGGGACCGAAGGCGGCGACGACCTCGGCGAGCCCGTCGCTGCCCGGCGCGACCGCCTCGCGCGCGAGCACGTCGGCGTCGACGACCACGGCACCCAGCTCGGCGAGCCGGGCGGCCGCCGTCGACTTGCCGGCGGCGATGCCGCCCGTCAGCCCGACCTGCACGCCACCGACTCCCACGCCGCCATCCTGCCGCCGCACCCGCGCCGGACGCACGACGCCCCCCGGACCGCGTGGGTCCGGGGGGCGTCGTCGACGCGGGCTGGGGTCAGCTGGCGCCGGTGAGCTTCTCGCGCAGGGCCGCGAGCGCCTCGTCCGTGGCGAGCGTGCCGCCGCGGTCCTCCTCGGGGGCCTCGGCCGCCGAGCTGTAGGACGACGCGCTGCTCTCGCCGGTGGCCTCGGCCTCCGCCTCTGCAGCCGCCGCGATCTGCTTGCGGTGCGCCTCGAAGCGCGCCTGCGCCTCGGCGTACTGGCGCTCCCACTCCTCGCGCTGCTTCTCGAAGCCGGGGAGCCAGTCGTTGGTCTCCGGGTCGAAGCCCTCGGGGTAGATGTAGTTGCCCTGCTCGTCGTAGGTCGCCGCCATGCCGTAGAGCGTGGGGTCGAACGCCTCGCTGACGCTGTCGCCGCCCTCGTTGGCCTGCTTGAGCGAGAGCGAGATGCGACGGCGCTCGAGGTCGATGTCGATGACCTTGACGAAGATCTCCTTGCCCACGCCGACGACCTGCTCGGGCAGCTCGATGTGGCGCTCGGCCAGCTCGGAGATGTGGACCAGGCCCTCGATGCCCTCGTCGACGCGGACGAACGCACCGAACGGCACCAGCTTGGTGACCTTGCCGGGGACGACCTGGCCGATCTGGTGCGTGCGGGCGAACTGCTGCCACGGGTCTTCCTGGGTGGCCTTCAGCGACAGGGACACGCGCTCGCGGTCCATGTCGACGTCGAGCACCTCGACGGTGACCTCCTGGCCGACCTCGACGACCTCGCTCGGGTGGTCGATGTGCTTCCACGAGAGCTCGGAGACGTGGACGAGGCCGTCGACGCCGCCGAGGTCGACGAACGCGCCGAAGTTGACGATCGAGGAGACGACGCCCGAGCGGACCTGGCCCTTCTGCAGGGTCTGCAGGAAGGTGGAGCGCACCTCGGACTGCGTCTGCTCGAGCCACGCGCGGCGCGAGAGGACGACGTTGTTGCGGTTCTTGTCGAGCTCGATGATCTTGGCCTCGAGCTCCTTGCCCACGTAGGGCTGGAGGTCGCGGACGCGGCGCATCTCGACCAGCGAGGCCGGGAGGAAGCCGCGGAGCCCGATGTCGAGGATGAGGCCGCCCTTGACGACCTCGATGACGGTGCCGGTGACGACGCCGTCCTCGTCCTTGATCTTCTCGATCGTGCCCCAGGCGCGCTCGTACTGGGCGCGCTTCTTCGACAGGATCAGGCGGCCTTCCTTGTCCTCCTTCTGGAGGACCAGGGCCTCGACCTCGTCGCCGACCTTGACGACCTCGGAGGGGTCGACGTCGTGCTTGATCGAGAGCTCGCGCGAGGGGATGACGCCCTCGGTCTTGTAACCGATGTCGAGGAGGACCTCGTCACGGTCGACCTTGACGATGACACCTTCGACGATGTCGCCGTCGTTGAAGTACTTGATCGTGGAGTCGATCGCTGCGAGGAAGTCCTCGGCGGACCCGATGTCGTTGATCGCGACCTGCCGGGTGGCGGGCGCTGCGGACGTCAGGGTGTCGACTGGGGTGGCCGTCATGAAAGGAGGGGCTCCGATGCGGGCAAACTGGTAGGCGTCACGCGCTCAGGCCTGTGGTCGGCCGCATCGTCCGGGGCCGGGTCCGCCGGTTGCCCCTGCGGTCGGAGGGACCCTCCGGAGGGACACGGCAGCCGCGAGGACGACACCGCTGAGCGCGACCTGCTCCGTCTGAGGACGCGCAGGACTGGGCACGCGTACCTCACTCTACGCGCACGGCATCATGGCGGTCAACGAGAGGAGCCGCGTGAGCGAGCACGAGCCCAGCGGCGTGGCGCGCCGCGCCGCGACGTCCGAGGAGACCGTACGCGCCAACCGCCTCTGGTGGGACGCCGAGGCCCCCGCCTACCAGCGCGAGCACGGCGCCTTCCTCGGCGACGCCGACTTCGTCTGGTGCCCGGAGGGGCTGCGCGAGGCGGACGCCCACCTGCTCGGCGACGTGCGCGGCGCGACCGTCCTCGAGGTCGGAGCGGGTGCGGCGCAGTGCTCGCGGTGGCTGCTCGGTGCCGGGGCCGCCCGCGTGGTCGCGACCGACGTCTCGGCCGGCCAGCTGGCGGCCTCGCTGGAGCTCGACGAGCTGCACGGCACGCGGGTGCCGTTGGCCCAGGCCGACGCCCAGCGCCTGCCCTTCGCCGACGCCGCCTTCGACGTCGTGTGCTCCGCCTTCGGCGCCGTGCCCTTCGTCGCCGACTCGGCGGCGGTGATGCGGGAGGCGGCGCGGGTCCTGCGGCCCGGCGGGCGCTGGGTGTTCTCGGTGACCCACCCGCTGCGCTGGGCGTTCCCCGACGACCCGGGCCCCGGCGGGCTCACCGCGACCTCGTCGTACTTCGACCGCACGCCCTACGTCGAGCACGACGACGCCGGCCGGGCGACCTACGTCGAGCACCACCGCACGCTGGGCGACCGGGTCCGCGAGGTCCGGGCCGCTGGCCTGGTGCTGGTCGACCTCGTCGAGCCGGAGTGGCCCGCCGGGCACGAGCGCACGTGGGGCGGGTGGAGCCCGCTGCGCGGGAGGCTGCTGCCCGGCACGGCGGTCTTCGTCTGCGAGAAGCCGGCTCAGCGCCAGCCGTAGGACCGCCGCAGCTCGCCGGCGACCCGGTCGAACCGCGCGCGGTCGAGCACGGCGCCCTCGCGCCGGATGCCCGCCTCGGCCACCTCGAGGACCCGGTCCAGCCGCACCCAGCTCGGCCGCCCGGCGCGGTCCCAGGGACCCGCGCCGAGGGCCAGCCAGCC harbors:
- a CDS encoding class I SAM-dependent methyltransferase encodes the protein MSEHEPSGVARRAATSEETVRANRLWWDAEAPAYQREHGAFLGDADFVWCPEGLREADAHLLGDVRGATVLEVGAGAAQCSRWLLGAGAARVVATDVSAGQLAASLELDELHGTRVPLAQADAQRLPFADAAFDVVCSAFGAVPFVADSAAVMREAARVLRPGGRWVFSVTHPLRWAFPDDPGPGGLTATSSYFDRTPYVEHDDAGRATYVEHHRTLGDRVREVRAAGLVLVDLVEPEWPAGHERTWGGWSPLRGRLLPGTAVFVCEKPAQRQP
- the rpsA gene encoding 30S ribosomal protein S1 — encoded protein: MTATPVDTLTSAAPATRQVAINDIGSAEDFLAAIDSTIKYFNDGDIVEGVIVKVDRDEVLLDIGYKTEGVIPSRELSIKHDVDPSEVVKVGDEVEALVLQKEDKEGRLILSKKRAQYERAWGTIEKIKDEDGVVTGTVIEVVKGGLILDIGLRGFLPASLVEMRRVRDLQPYVGKELEAKIIELDKNRNNVVLSRRAWLEQTQSEVRSTFLQTLQKGQVRSGVVSSIVNFGAFVDLGGVDGLVHVSELSWKHIDHPSEVVEVGQEVTVEVLDVDMDRERVSLSLKATQEDPWQQFARTHQIGQVVPGKVTKLVPFGAFVRVDEGIEGLVHISELAERHIELPEQVVGVGKEIFVKVIDIDLERRRISLSLKQANEGGDSVSEAFDPTLYGMAATYDEQGNYIYPEGFDPETNDWLPGFEKQREEWERQYAEAQARFEAHRKQIAAAAEAEAEATGESSASSYSSAAEAPEEDRGGTLATDEALAALREKLTGAS
- the coaE gene encoding dephospho-CoA kinase, with the translated sequence MGVGGVQVGLTGGIAAGKSTAAARLAELGAVVVDADVLAREAVAPGSDGLAEVVAAFGPAVLDPSGALDRAALGRLVFADAAARTQLERIVHPRVAAQRAELSAAALAADPGAVVVHDVPLLVEKGLTAGLDLVVVVDAPEELQVQRLVGTRELAEEEARARVAAQATRAERLAAADVVLDGSGEPRALREQVDALWRRLRG